One Pectobacterium polaris DNA window includes the following coding sequences:
- a CDS encoding 6-phospho-alpha-glucosidase, with protein MTKPPFILTIAGGGSTYTPGIVKSLMVRLADFPLAEIRLYDIDGPRQDIIAPVVEKVIRDHSDSIVFTVTADAETAFTGAHFVFAQMRVGQYKMREQDEKIPLRHGVVGQETCGPGGLAYGLRTILPMAELIDLVERYAHQEAWIVNYSNPAAIVAEGVRRLRPNARVLNICDMPVAAMRNIAAVLGVDRHDITVDYFGLNHFGWFTRVLVDGVDRMPELREHIARYGLLTADAADTDPQHADPSWVKTWRNIKPVMDHFPEFVPNPYLQYYLMPNQIVEHQDPDYTRANEVMDGREKKLFAAAANYKETGVLSDAFHVGVHGSFIVDVACSLAFDLRQRHLVIVENKGAIANLPYDAMVEVSAYITSQGPEPVRMGNVPQFHRALLEQQLASEQLLVEATLEGSYEKALQAFTLNRTVPTMQHAKAILDEMIEANQDYWPQLKQAYRDGIAQ; from the coding sequence ATGACGAAACCCCCATTCATTCTGACCATCGCTGGTGGCGGCAGTACCTATACCCCGGGCATCGTAAAGAGTCTGATGGTACGTCTCGCGGATTTCCCGCTGGCGGAGATTCGTTTGTATGACATCGACGGCCCGCGGCAGGATATCATCGCGCCAGTGGTGGAAAAGGTCATTCGCGACCACAGTGACAGCATCGTCTTTACCGTCACAGCCGACGCAGAGACCGCGTTTACTGGAGCTCACTTTGTCTTTGCCCAGATGCGCGTCGGCCAGTACAAGATGCGCGAACAGGACGAGAAAATCCCACTACGTCACGGCGTCGTCGGGCAGGAAACCTGTGGCCCCGGCGGGCTGGCCTACGGCCTGCGTACGATTCTGCCGATGGCTGAGCTGATCGATCTGGTTGAGCGCTATGCGCATCAAGAGGCGTGGATCGTCAATTACTCCAACCCCGCCGCAATTGTTGCCGAAGGCGTGCGCCGCCTGCGTCCTAACGCCCGCGTACTGAATATCTGTGACATGCCGGTAGCTGCGATGCGTAACATTGCAGCCGTGCTGGGCGTCGATCGCCACGACATCACGGTCGATTATTTCGGGCTGAATCACTTTGGCTGGTTTACCCGCGTGCTGGTCGACGGCGTCGATCGTATGCCAGAACTGCGCGAACACATCGCCCGCTACGGCCTGTTGACCGCCGATGCCGCCGATACCGATCCGCAGCACGCCGATCCGTCGTGGGTGAAAACCTGGCGCAACATCAAACCAGTCATGGATCATTTCCCAGAATTCGTGCCGAATCCGTATTTGCAGTACTACCTGATGCCGAATCAGATCGTGGAGCATCAGGATCCTGACTACACACGCGCCAATGAAGTGATGGACGGGCGTGAGAAGAAGCTGTTTGCGGCCGCCGCCAACTACAAGGAAACCGGGGTTCTGTCCGATGCGTTCCACGTTGGCGTGCACGGTTCATTCATCGTTGATGTCGCCTGCTCGCTGGCGTTCGATCTGCGCCAGCGCCATCTGGTGATCGTCGAGAATAAAGGTGCCATCGCCAATCTGCCTTACGACGCGATGGTGGAAGTGTCTGCTTATATCACTTCGCAAGGGCCGGAACCGGTGCGGATGGGGAATGTCCCGCAGTTCCATCGTGCCTTGCTGGAACAGCAGTTGGCGTCTGAACAGCTGCTGGTCGAAGCCACGCTGGAAGGCAGCTACGAGAAGGCCTTGCAGGCATTTACTCTGAACCGAACCGTGCCGACAATGCAGCACGCCAAAGCCATTCTGGACGAGATGATTGAAGCCAATCAGGATTACTGGCCGCAATTAAAACAAGCATATAGAGACGGTATTGCCCAATAA
- a CDS encoding PTS transporter subunit EIIC: MKRAVNALQNFGKSLYGPVLILPIVGLFIAFGNVFGNGNLAGYVPLLNHPLIQDFGQLVSKSAVAILANLALVFAVGIPIGLAKRDKGYAALIGLVMFIIFINAMNITLQLQGKLVPAAEMRPAGQGMVLGVQVLEMGVFAGILIGGFAGYLYNRYSSKQFNGVMAIYSGHCFVAILVIPLAIALGFAMSALWPFAQHGITWLAFAIKGAGPVGIAIYGFLERVLIPTGLHHLVYTPFLYTELGGTAEVCGKLYQGARNIYFAEMACQDVKQLSSTVVWDARGISKMFGLTAAALAMYVTAKPEKRLAAKAILIPAAFTSFLLGVTEPLEFSFLFVAPMLFAVHAVLTGIGMMLFSIMGVHAIGANGVIDFLLYNLPLGTEKSNWPMYIAVGLTMSVIYFFVFRFLILYFDMPTPGRETDEEETRLYSKTEYQAKTENPAKTQDAAKGDAQLVGATIIAGLGGKPNIEVVDNCYTRLRVTLIDPALVDEQQLKSTGAKAVIRQGNNVQVVYGLHVKTIREAVENAL, from the coding sequence ATGAAAAGAGCGGTCAATGCATTGCAAAATTTCGGCAAGTCCCTGTATGGGCCGGTGCTGATACTCCCGATTGTCGGGTTATTCATCGCATTTGGGAATGTGTTCGGTAACGGCAATTTAGCGGGCTACGTCCCTTTACTTAATCACCCCTTGATTCAGGATTTTGGTCAACTAGTTTCCAAATCTGCCGTGGCGATTCTGGCTAATTTGGCGCTGGTGTTCGCCGTCGGGATCCCGATCGGACTGGCGAAACGCGATAAAGGCTACGCTGCGCTGATTGGTCTGGTGATGTTTATCATCTTCATTAATGCCATGAACATCACGCTGCAATTGCAGGGCAAACTCGTACCAGCCGCAGAAATGCGCCCTGCCGGGCAAGGCATGGTGCTGGGCGTTCAGGTGCTGGAAATGGGCGTGTTCGCTGGTATTTTGATCGGCGGATTCGCAGGCTATCTGTATAACCGCTATTCCAGTAAACAGTTTAACGGCGTGATGGCGATCTATTCCGGCCACTGCTTCGTCGCCATTCTGGTTATTCCGCTGGCGATTGCGCTGGGCTTTGCGATGAGCGCCCTGTGGCCGTTTGCTCAGCACGGTATTACCTGGTTGGCCTTCGCTATCAAAGGTGCGGGTCCTGTTGGCATCGCGATTTATGGCTTTCTCGAACGCGTACTGATCCCCACTGGGCTGCATCATCTGGTCTATACCCCGTTCCTGTACACCGAACTGGGCGGCACCGCAGAAGTATGCGGCAAGCTGTATCAGGGCGCACGTAACATCTATTTTGCTGAAATGGCCTGTCAGGACGTCAAACAGCTGAGTTCCACCGTGGTCTGGGATGCTCGCGGTATCAGTAAAATGTTTGGTCTGACGGCCGCTGCGCTGGCGATGTATGTGACAGCGAAGCCAGAAAAACGGCTGGCCGCCAAAGCCATTCTGATTCCGGCCGCGTTTACCTCTTTCTTACTGGGCGTTACTGAACCGCTGGAGTTCTCGTTCCTGTTCGTCGCGCCGATGCTGTTTGCCGTCCACGCCGTACTGACTGGCATAGGCATGATGCTGTTCTCCATCATGGGCGTGCATGCGATTGGTGCCAACGGCGTCATCGACTTCCTGCTTTATAACCTGCCGCTAGGCACCGAGAAATCCAACTGGCCGATGTACATCGCGGTTGGGCTGACCATGTCGGTGATTTACTTCTTCGTCTTTCGCTTCCTGATTCTGTACTTCGACATGCCAACACCAGGGCGTGAAACCGATGAGGAAGAGACGCGACTTTATTCCAAAACCGAATATCAGGCCAAGACCGAGAATCCGGCAAAAACGCAGGACGCGGCGAAAGGCGATGCCCAACTTGTGGGTGCCACCATCATCGCCGGGCTGGGTGGCAAACCCAATATCGAAGTGGTGGATAACTGCTACACCCGCCTGCGGGTCACGCTCATCGACCCCGCTTTGGTAGACGAACAACAGCTTAAGAGCACCGGTGCGAAAGCCGTTATCCGACAGGGTAACAACGTACAGGTGGTTTACGGACTTCACGTCAAAACGATACGCGAAGCAGTTGAAAACGCGCTTTAA
- the pilW gene encoding type IV pilus biogenesis/stability protein PilW, producing the protein MAKPLSQRLSLLQGMSLSQGMYWLNGLVAVLLLVGCVKSPQETTNPAVAQTRLQLGLTYLAHNNLDSARQNLEKAVAIAPQDYRTQLGMALYEQRIGENRLAEQRYQHVLNMAPENGSVMNNYGAFLCSLGQYVAAQRQFSAAAQLPDYSQVADALENAGYCFFNAGQTEDARNLLSRALKYDPTKGSALLTEANQQFAAGKNEQTQLLLDIYQHILPASAESLWLQIRFAALAGHDGDKERYGNVLARSFPQSKQYQHFLANEY; encoded by the coding sequence ATGGCAAAGCCACTATCACAGAGACTTTCTTTATTACAAGGAATGTCTTTATCACAGGGAATGTATTGGCTGAATGGCCTGGTCGCGGTGCTGTTGCTAGTGGGGTGTGTGAAATCGCCTCAGGAGACGACAAATCCCGCGGTCGCCCAAACCCGCTTGCAGCTGGGGTTGACCTATCTGGCGCACAATAATCTGGATTCGGCACGGCAGAATCTTGAGAAGGCGGTAGCGATTGCTCCGCAGGATTATCGAACACAATTGGGGATGGCGCTTTACGAGCAGCGGATAGGTGAAAATCGTCTGGCTGAACAGCGTTATCAACATGTATTAAACATGGCGCCGGAAAATGGCAGCGTCATGAATAATTACGGTGCGTTTCTGTGTAGTTTAGGGCAGTATGTAGCGGCTCAGCGACAGTTTAGTGCGGCTGCACAACTTCCTGATTACAGTCAGGTTGCTGATGCGTTGGAAAATGCGGGATACTGCTTTTTCAATGCCGGACAGACTGAAGACGCGCGCAATTTATTGAGTCGGGCGCTGAAGTATGACCCGACGAAAGGCAGTGCTTTGCTGACGGAAGCGAACCAACAGTTTGCTGCCGGGAAAAATGAGCAAACGCAGCTGCTGCTTGATATTTACCAGCATATTCTTCCGGCCAGTGCCGAAAGCTTATGGTTACAGATTCGTTTCGCCGCGTTAGCGGGCCATGATGGCGATAAAGAACGTTATGGCAACGTGCTGGCGCGAAGTTTTCCACAATCTAAACAGTACCAGCATTTCTTAGCTAATGAATACTGA
- the rodZ gene encoding cytoskeleton protein RodZ — protein sequence MNTEATQDKTEAKLPGERLREARERLGLTQQTIAERLCLKITTVRDIEDGTTPADLAPTFLRGYIRSYAKLVHLPEDELLPIVDKQAIPKTISVSPMQSFSLKKSRKKRDGWLMTITWLVVLVVLGLTGAWWWQNHQAQQAEINSMVDHASSMQAQTEGQSVPLMDNSAAQETATPDSAAAPSTPVDLSATVAATPSTPASSTTASSAAPSNQSPSHANTAQPQAAGNVLLGAGAVAPAAGTVAESNPVSAAHALVMTFTADCWLEVTDASGKKLFSGMQRNGGTLNLDGQSPYKLKIGAPAAVQIQFQGKPVDLSQFVRSSQVARLTLTAE from the coding sequence ATGAATACTGAAGCCACCCAAGATAAAACAGAAGCAAAACTACCCGGCGAACGTCTGCGTGAGGCGCGTGAACGCCTTGGGCTGACTCAGCAAACTATTGCTGAGCGTTTGTGCCTTAAAATCACCACCGTTCGCGATATTGAAGACGGTACGACGCCTGCCGATTTAGCGCCGACCTTTCTGCGCGGCTATATCCGTTCTTATGCCAAGCTGGTTCATTTACCCGAAGATGAACTGCTTCCCATCGTGGATAAGCAGGCCATACCTAAAACGATCTCAGTCTCGCCGATGCAGAGTTTTTCGCTGAAAAAAAGCCGCAAAAAGCGTGATGGCTGGTTGATGACAATCACCTGGCTGGTCGTGCTGGTTGTTCTGGGGCTAACGGGCGCATGGTGGTGGCAAAACCATCAGGCTCAGCAGGCGGAAATCAACAGCATGGTCGATCACGCCAGTTCGATGCAGGCACAGACGGAAGGGCAGTCCGTTCCACTGATGGACAACAGCGCAGCGCAGGAAACGGCGACGCCGGACTCGGCAGCGGCACCTTCTACGCCAGTTGATCTTTCTGCTACTGTCGCGGCGACACCTTCAACGCCTGCTTCTTCTACAACCGCATCGTCCGCTGCACCATCCAACCAATCACCTTCACACGCGAACACCGCACAGCCACAGGCTGCGGGCAATGTTCTGTTGGGTGCTGGGGCCGTGGCTCCCGCTGCGGGTACGGTAGCGGAGAGCAATCCGGTCTCTGCGGCTCATGCCTTGGTGATGACTTTCACGGCCGATTGCTGGCTGGAAGTGACGGATGCCAGCGGTAAGAAACTGTTCAGCGGTATGCAGCGTAATGGCGGCACACTGAATCTGGATGGTCAGTCACCCTATAAACTTAAAATTGGTGCGCCTGCTGCGGTACAGATTCAATTTCAAGGTAAGCCGGTCGATTTAAGCCAATTTGTGCGTAGCAGTCAGGTTGCACGTCTGACGCTGACCGCAGAATAA
- the ispG gene encoding flavodoxin-dependent (E)-4-hydroxy-3-methylbut-2-enyl-diphosphate synthase, with translation MHNAAPITRRKSTRIYVGKVPVGDGAPIAVQSMTNTRTTDVEATVNQIRALERVGVDIVRVSVPTMDAAEAFKLIKQQVNVPLVADIHFDYRIALKVAEYGVDCLRINPGNIGNEERIRSVVDCARYNNIPIRIGVNGGSLEKDLQEKYGEPTPEALLESAMRHVDILDRLNFDQFKVSVKASDVFLAVQSYRLLASRIDQPLHLGITEAGGARSGAVKSAIGLGLLLSEGIGDTLRISLAADPVEEVKVGFDILKSLRIRARGINFIACPTCSRQEFDVIGTVNALEQRLEDLITPMDVSIIGCVVNGPGEALVSTIGVTGGHNKSGFYEDGVRQRERFDNEQMIDQLEAKIRAKASMMDENQRITVNLVDK, from the coding sequence ATGCATAACGCTGCACCCATAACCCGTCGAAAATCAACACGGATTTACGTCGGCAAGGTGCCTGTTGGTGATGGTGCGCCGATTGCGGTGCAATCCATGACCAACACGCGAACCACCGACGTTGAAGCTACCGTTAACCAAATCAGAGCGTTGGAACGTGTTGGCGTCGATATCGTCCGCGTCTCCGTGCCAACTATGGACGCGGCAGAAGCCTTTAAGCTTATCAAACAGCAGGTGAATGTTCCGCTCGTTGCTGACATCCATTTTGACTACCGCATCGCGCTGAAAGTTGCGGAATACGGTGTCGACTGTCTGCGTATCAACCCCGGTAATATCGGTAATGAAGAGCGTATTCGCTCGGTTGTCGATTGCGCGCGTTACAACAATATCCCGATCCGCATTGGTGTTAACGGCGGTTCGCTGGAAAAAGATTTGCAGGAAAAATACGGTGAGCCAACGCCGGAAGCGCTGCTGGAATCGGCGATGCGCCATGTCGATATCCTCGATCGTCTGAACTTCGATCAGTTTAAAGTCAGCGTCAAAGCTTCGGACGTATTCCTTGCCGTGCAATCCTATCGTTTGCTAGCTTCACGTATCGATCAGCCACTGCACCTCGGTATTACCGAAGCGGGTGGCGCACGTAGCGGAGCGGTGAAATCAGCTATCGGCCTCGGTTTGCTGCTGTCTGAAGGCATTGGCGACACGCTGCGTATCTCGCTGGCGGCCGATCCAGTTGAAGAAGTGAAAGTCGGTTTCGATATCCTGAAATCGCTGCGCATCCGTGCTCGAGGGATCAACTTCATTGCTTGCCCAACCTGTTCTCGTCAGGAATTTGACGTGATCGGTACGGTGAATGCGCTGGAACAACGGCTGGAAGATCTCATCACACCGATGGATGTTTCGATTATCGGCTGCGTGGTGAATGGTCCCGGTGAAGCGCTGGTGTCGACAATTGGTGTCACCGGTGGACACAACAAGAGCGGCTTTTATGAAGACGGCGTGCGGCAGAGAGAGCGCTTCGATAACGAACAGATGATCGATCAGTTAGAAGCCAAGATCCGCGCGAAAGCCTCCATGATGGACGAAAATCAGCGTATTACCGTCAATCTGGTGGATAAGTAA
- the ndk gene encoding nucleoside-diphosphate kinase — protein MTIERTFSIVKPNAVAKNAIGAIYARFESAGFTIVAAKMLRLSREQAEGFYAEHKGKPFFDGLVEFMMSGPIMVQVLESENAVQRNRDIMGATNPANALAGTLRADYADSFTANAVHGSDSIESAQREIAYFFSDDEICARA, from the coding sequence ATGACGATAGAACGTACCTTCTCCATCGTAAAACCTAACGCGGTTGCTAAAAATGCCATCGGTGCGATTTACGCACGCTTTGAAAGCGCAGGTTTTACCATTGTTGCGGCTAAAATGCTGCGTTTGAGCCGTGAGCAAGCGGAAGGTTTTTACGCTGAGCATAAAGGCAAGCCGTTCTTTGATGGCTTGGTTGAATTCATGATGTCTGGCCCGATCATGGTGCAGGTGCTGGAAAGTGAAAACGCCGTTCAACGTAACCGTGACATCATGGGTGCCACCAACCCGGCAAACGCACTGGCGGGAACGCTGCGTGCTGATTACGCGGACAGCTTCACGGCGAACGCGGTACACGGTTCTGATTCTATCGAATCCGCTCAGCGTGAAATTGCTTATTTCTTCAGCGATGATGAAATCTGCGCGCGCGCGTAA
- a CDS encoding YfgM family protein, with protein sequence MEVYTTENEQVDALRRFLAENGKALVVGVVLGVGALVGWRFWQSHQNDSVQAASASYQQVTEQLAEGKAEAIASTEKFTAENKNTYGALASLELARHYVDQKDYAKAAQQLVQAQSQTKDADLLAVVNLRLARVQLQENKADDALKTLDAIKLEGWASQAAEVRGDILVSKGDNQAARDAYNKGLSSNPSQAQQALLRMKLNNLSS encoded by the coding sequence GTGGAAGTCTATACCACAGAGAATGAACAGGTTGATGCACTACGTCGTTTCCTCGCGGAGAACGGAAAGGCGTTAGTTGTCGGTGTTGTGCTGGGCGTTGGCGCACTGGTTGGCTGGCGTTTCTGGCAAAGCCATCAAAATGACAGTGTGCAGGCGGCATCGGCATCTTATCAGCAGGTGACGGAGCAATTGGCCGAAGGCAAAGCTGAAGCGATTGCTTCAACTGAGAAATTTACGGCTGAGAATAAGAATACCTATGGTGCGCTGGCTTCTCTGGAACTGGCTCGTCATTACGTTGATCAGAAAGATTATGCTAAAGCCGCACAGCAGCTGGTACAGGCGCAGTCACAGACTAAAGATGCCGACCTGCTGGCGGTAGTGAATCTGCGTCTGGCGCGGGTTCAGCTACAAGAAAACAAAGCGGATGACGCGCTGAAAACATTGGATGCCATCAAACTGGAAGGTTGGGCGTCACAGGCTGCGGAAGTGCGTGGTGATATCCTGGTGAGCAAAGGGGATAATCAGGCTGCGCGCGATGCCTACAACAAAGGGTTGTCTTCCAATCCATCGCAGGCACAGCAAGCGTTACTGCGTATGAAACTGAATAACCTGTCCAGCTAA
- a CDS encoding bifunctional tRNA (adenosine(37)-C2)-methyltransferase TrmG/ribosomal RNA large subunit methyltransferase RlmN produces MSETTASHTTASTTTVSEQTVSEFTPASADASQSVKASAEKINLLDLNRQQMRDLFMSMGEKPFRADQVMKWMYHYCCDDFNQMTDINKVFRTKLQEIAEIRAPEVVDEQRSSDGTIKWAILVGGQRVETVYIPEEDRATLCVSSQVGCALECKFCSTAQQGFNRNLRVSEIIGQVWRAAKIIGAFKVTGQRPITNVVMMGMGEPLLNLTNVVPAMEIMLDDFGFGLSKRRVTLSTSGVVPALDKLGDMIDVALAISLHAPTDDIRNEIMPINKKYNIEMFLSAVRRYLEKSNANQGRVTVEYVMLDHINDGTEHAHQLAECLKDTPCKINLIPWNPFPGAPYGRSSNSRVDRFSKVLMEYGFTTIVRKTRGDDIDAACGQLAGEVVDRTKRTLKKKMAGEPIAVKAV; encoded by the coding sequence ATGTCTGAAACGACGGCATCTCACACTACCGCATCTACAACTACCGTATCCGAGCAAACCGTGTCCGAATTCACTCCGGCGTCCGCTGATGCCTCTCAATCCGTCAAAGCCAGTGCGGAAAAAATCAACCTGTTGGATCTTAACCGCCAGCAAATGCGTGACCTCTTCATGTCGATGGGAGAGAAACCGTTCCGCGCCGATCAGGTCATGAAGTGGATGTATCACTACTGCTGTGATGACTTCAACCAGATGACGGATATAAACAAAGTCTTCCGCACCAAATTGCAGGAGATCGCTGAAATTCGCGCCCCTGAAGTGGTGGACGAACAGCGCTCTTCCGACGGCACCATCAAATGGGCGATTCTGGTGGGTGGTCAACGGGTTGAAACGGTTTATATTCCAGAAGAAGATCGCGCCACGCTGTGTGTGTCGTCTCAGGTAGGCTGTGCGCTGGAGTGCAAATTCTGTTCAACGGCGCAGCAGGGCTTTAACCGTAACCTGCGCGTATCGGAAATCATCGGACAGGTGTGGCGTGCGGCGAAGATTATCGGTGCGTTTAAAGTCACCGGCCAGCGTCCAATCACCAACGTTGTGATGATGGGCATGGGCGAACCGTTGCTGAACCTGACTAACGTGGTGCCGGCGATGGAAATCATGCTGGATGATTTCGGCTTTGGTTTGTCCAAGCGTCGCGTGACGCTGTCTACGTCAGGCGTAGTGCCTGCGTTGGATAAACTGGGCGATATGATCGATGTTGCGCTGGCGATTTCTCTGCATGCGCCGACCGACGACATCCGAAACGAAATCATGCCGATCAACAAAAAGTACAATATTGAGATGTTCCTGAGCGCGGTACGTCGCTATCTGGAAAAATCCAATGCGAATCAGGGACGTGTTACCGTTGAGTATGTGATGTTGGATCATATCAATGATGGCACCGAGCACGCGCATCAACTGGCGGAATGCCTGAAAGATACGCCATGCAAGATCAACCTGATTCCGTGGAACCCGTTCCCGGGCGCGCCGTATGGCCGCAGCTCAAATAGCCGCGTTGACCGTTTCTCCAAGGTACTGATGGAGTATGGCTTCACGACGATCGTACGTAAGACCCGTGGGGATGACATTGATGCTGCCTGCGGTCAGCTGGCGGGTGAAGTCGTAGACAGAACCAAACGTACGTTGAAGAAGAAAATGGCCGGTGAACCTATCGCGGTGAAAGCAGTCTGA
- the hisS gene encoding histidine--tRNA ligase, with protein sequence MAKNIQAIRGMNDYLPAETALWQRIENSLKQVLSGYGYNEIRLPIVEQTPLFKRAIGEVTDVVEKEMYTFDDRNGDSLTLRPEGTAGCVRAGIEHGILYNQEQRLWYVGPMFRYERPQKGRYRQFHQLGCEVFGLQGPDIDAELILMTARWWRVLGIADHVKLELNSIGSLDARARYREALVAFLEQHKDQLDEDCLRRMYTNPLRVLDTKNPQIQVLLNDAPVLTDYLDDESRAHFEALGELLTQSGIPYTVNPRLVRGLDYYNRTVFEWVTTSLGAQGTVCAGGRYDGMVEQLGGHATPAVGFAMGLERLVLLVQSVNPDFKAQSGVDAYLISSGAGTQVAAMQLAEKLRDALPQLKLMTNYGGGNFKKQFARADKWGARVALVLGENEVAAGQVVVKNLSNGEQDTLAQADVASRLATLLD encoded by the coding sequence GTGGCAAAAAATATTCAAGCCATCCGTGGCATGAACGATTACCTGCCAGCCGAAACGGCATTGTGGCAGCGTATTGAAAACAGCCTGAAACAGGTGCTCAGCGGCTACGGCTATAATGAAATTCGTTTGCCGATTGTCGAGCAAACGCCGCTGTTTAAGCGCGCTATCGGTGAAGTGACCGATGTCGTCGAAAAAGAGATGTATACCTTTGACGATCGCAATGGCGATAGCCTGACTCTGCGCCCGGAAGGGACGGCAGGCTGCGTCCGCGCCGGTATTGAACATGGTATTCTCTATAATCAGGAACAGCGGCTGTGGTATGTCGGCCCGATGTTCCGCTACGAGCGTCCGCAGAAAGGGCGCTATCGCCAGTTCCATCAGTTGGGCTGTGAAGTGTTTGGTCTGCAAGGGCCGGATATTGATGCTGAACTGATTCTGATGACAGCCCGCTGGTGGCGTGTGCTGGGCATCGCCGACCACGTGAAGCTGGAACTGAACTCGATTGGTTCGTTAGACGCGCGCGCGCGCTATCGCGAAGCGCTGGTGGCGTTCCTCGAACAGCATAAAGATCAGCTGGATGAAGACTGCCTGCGCCGGATGTACACCAACCCGCTGCGCGTTCTGGATACGAAAAATCCGCAGATTCAGGTGTTGCTGAACGACGCGCCAGTGCTGACGGACTATCTGGATGATGAATCGCGTGCACACTTTGAAGCGCTGGGTGAACTTTTAACGCAGTCCGGCATCCCATATACCGTTAATCCGCGCCTGGTTCGTGGTTTGGATTACTATAACCGCACCGTATTTGAGTGGGTGACGACCAGTCTGGGCGCGCAGGGCACGGTCTGTGCCGGTGGGCGTTATGATGGTATGGTGGAACAGCTGGGCGGGCACGCGACGCCAGCGGTCGGTTTTGCGATGGGTCTGGAGCGTCTGGTTCTGCTGGTGCAGTCTGTCAATCCAGATTTCAAAGCACAGTCAGGCGTAGATGCTTATCTGATTTCTTCCGGTGCGGGAACGCAGGTTGCGGCAATGCAACTGGCGGAGAAATTACGTGACGCGCTGCCGCAGTTGAAACTGATGACCAACTACGGTGGTGGCAACTTTAAGAAGCAATTTGCTCGCGCTGATAAATGGGGCGCACGCGTCGCATTGGTATTAGGCGAAAATGAAGTGGCGGCCGGTCAGGTTGTGGTTAAAAACCTGAGCAATGGCGAGCAGGATACATTGGCACAGGCCGACGTCGCATCGCGGCTGGCAACGTTACTGGATTGA